The DNA window GGGTCATTACGCAGTGGGTGACCTGGCCGTTGGTCTGGTTCCAGATTTCCAGCCCGGTGCCGTTGTAGTGGGCGTCTATGGAAGCAAGGTTGTTGTACTGGTCCATGAGCACATACTTTTCCGGCTCCTCGCGGGCATAGCGGTAGGCCTGTTCAATGGCCCCGTCAGTGGCCAGATGGCCGGGGGTCAGTTCCAGCTCGGCCCCGAAGGCAGCCATGATCATCTTGCGCTCCTCGGATGCCGTCTCCGGCATGAGCAGCTTGATGCGATAGCCCTTGATGGCGGCCACCATGGCCAATCCCACGCCCGTGTTGCCGGACGTGGCCTCGATGATGATCTTGTCCCTGGTCAGCTCGCCGGACTCCTCGGCTGCGGCTATCATGGCGGCGGCAACGCGATCCTTAATGGAACCGCCGGGATTCTGGCATTCTATCTTGGCCAAAATCCTGACGTTCGGATTGGGATTCAAATGGCGTATTTCCACCAACGGCGTGTTGCCGATGAGCGCGAGCAAATTGCTGTTCATCATATCACCCTGAAATCATGTGAATTGGGTTTGGAATTAATGCCCGCACAGTAGGGCAAAAAACAAAGAGGCGCAACTGGCATACAAACTGCATTTCCAAGCCAAAACCGTCTATTTTTTGAGCACACGAGGACATGACATGAACGCGTACCCGTTTCTGAAAGACAACATAGAGTATCTCCAAAGCAAGGGAAACCCCATAATCCAGTGGCTTTCCAGCCAGCAATACCAGCAGGACGCTCTGGTTGAAAAACTTTTCATCAATGAATTCGGCCTGCATGATTGGCGCATGGACAACGGCAAGGGCATGTTCGCCTCCCTGCCGCCGGACGGACTCTATGCGGGCTGGCTGCACCCGGAAAAGGCCGGAACCTCGGCCACCTTCGTCGTCGGTGCCAACGTGGGCTACGGTGTCAACCACCTGCTCACCAATACGCCGGACACCCACAAGGTCATGTTGCTTGAACCCAACCCGGAAATACTCCTCGCCTGCCTCAGCCAGACCGACTATCGCCCCTATTTCGATAACAAAAAATTTCATCTTCTGGTGCCGGACCAGGGCTTCCTGACCGAAGTCATCAAGAACCTCGACCTCCAGTTCATCTACGGCCAGATTCACCTGAAAAGCGATATACCCAGCCGCCAACTCGGGCCGGAATATGCGCGCTGGGCCACGATCATCAAACACAAGCTGGAAAACTTCTCCCTGGAACTTTCCACCATGCGCCACCGCCAGGATGTCATGGTCGGCAACGAAATCAACAACTTTGCCCGCGCCATGAACGACGGCAGCCTCAAGCCCATGGAAGGCAAGGGCAATGGGGTTGGCGCGGTCATCCTGGGTGCCGGACCGAGCCTGGAGACCATGGCCCTCCAACTCAAGGAAAACCCCGGTCACGTGCTTTACACCTGCGCGCTCCAGACCGTCCCCTCGTTGCAGACGCTGGGCATCAAACCACACCTGTGCGCTGCCATCGACTACGACGTGTCCATGCTCAAGGTGTTCGAACGGCTGGACCCGGATTTCGTACAGGACATCCCGCTCATATACTCCACCAAGATCGACCCCATGGTGCTGAAACGATATCCCGGCCCCACCCTGCCCCTGTGGACCATCGGCGGCATGGGAACATACGTGCTCAAGGAGCGGGATCTGGTCCTCGACGCGGGCGGCAACGTCTCCGTCACCCTGTCGCGCTTCCTGCGCCACTGCGGCGTGAACCACCTGCTCCTGGCAGGACAGGATTACGCATGGTTGAACGGCCGGTCCCACTCGGGCGGCCACCACAACCACACCACCGACATGAAGATGCGACCCTACCACCAGACAACCCGCAACATGGACGGCGAAGAGATCCTGACCACTATTCAATATATGTCCGCCAAGCGCGAACTGGAAGACGACCTCAAATCCGCTTCGTTCCCGGTGTACAACCTGTACGGCGGGGGCGTGCCCATCGAAAACACCAAGGCGGTAGACATCCAAACCGCCTATAACGAAGGTATCCTGGCCTCGGCTCCGGGCAGCGTGGACCGGTTCCTGACCGAACTCATGTCCTGCCGCAAAAACGTCCCGCCATTCAGGACCGAACCGCGTTCCCCCATGTGGACCACGTCCATGCGCAACGCGGAAAAGCACCTCGCCAAGCTCTTCAAAAACCTCAAGGCCAACCAGCAGGACATCCAGACGACCATGAACCGCATCGAAATGTTCATCAAACAGGACCCGCTCTACATGCCGTACCTGTTCAACGAGACCCTGGACATGGC is part of the Pseudodesulfovibrio sp. S3 genome and encodes:
- a CDS encoding 6-hydroxymethylpterin diphosphokinase MptE-like protein, yielding MNAYPFLKDNIEYLQSKGNPIIQWLSSQQYQQDALVEKLFINEFGLHDWRMDNGKGMFASLPPDGLYAGWLHPEKAGTSATFVVGANVGYGVNHLLTNTPDTHKVMLLEPNPEILLACLSQTDYRPYFDNKKFHLLVPDQGFLTEVIKNLDLQFIYGQIHLKSDIPSRQLGPEYARWATIIKHKLENFSLELSTMRHRQDVMVGNEINNFARAMNDGSLKPMEGKGNGVGAVILGAGPSLETMALQLKENPGHVLYTCALQTVPSLQTLGIKPHLCAAIDYDVSMLKVFERLDPDFVQDIPLIYSTKIDPMVLKRYPGPTLPLWTIGGMGTYVLKERDLVLDAGGNVSVTLSRFLRHCGVNHLLLAGQDYAWLNGRSHSGGHHNHTTDMKMRPYHQTTRNMDGEEILTTIQYMSAKRELEDDLKSASFPVYNLYGGGVPIENTKAVDIQTAYNEGILASAPGSVDRFLTELMSCRKNVPPFRTEPRSPMWTTSMRNAEKHLAKLFKNLKANQQDIQTTMNRIEMFIKQDPLYMPYLFNETLDMAGLTRAKFKYEAGDLGEFKRIARNILKKVREIDRKVCILESKQAVA